The proteins below come from a single Cryptococcus gattii WM276 chromosome D, complete sequence genomic window:
- a CDS encoding Hypothetical protein (Similar to TIGR gene model, INSD accession AAW46578.1; CNL05590), with protein MRLLHSVARLYNTNFDRRPVATLVVTNGVLNTIADVLMHNPTPQSPTPTYDPYRTLRFAVFGMGMGPIIGRWMRFLERAIPIPAKASLGTAGKGAGGILTGPAGASAGVGKASGEGIQLVKRVVADQTVMAPIGLVIFVGSMGVMEGHTVEEIKEKFQDIYLSAILANWKIWPIIQGINFKLMPIQYRVPFQSTCGIAWTLYLSLLNAK; from the exons ATGCGCCTCCTTCACTCCGTTGCTCGTCTTTACAACACCAACTTTGACCGTCGTCCAGTCGCTACGTTGGTAGTTACAAACGGCGTCCTCAACACCATTGCAGATGTCCTT ATGCACAACCCCACACCCCAATCACCTACTCCGACTTACGATCCCTACCGTACCTTGCGGTTCGCCGTATTCGGTATGGGGATGGGTCCCATCATCGGCCGGTGGATGCGTTTCCTCGAACGCGCTATCCCCATCCCTGCAAAAGCCTCGCTAGGGACGGCAGGAAAAGGTGCAGGGGGGATATTGACTGGACCGGCAGGGGCATCTGCAGGGGTGGGTAAAGCGAGCGGAGAGGGGATACAGTTGGTGAAGAGGGTTGTTGCGGATCAGACTGTCAT GGCCCCGATCGGT CTCGTCATCTTTGTCGGGTCAATGGGTGTAATGGAGGGCCACACGGTTGAAGAAATCAAGGAAAAATTCCAAGAT ATCTACCTCTCCGCCATCCTCGCCAACTGGAAGATCTGGCCCATCATCCAGGGTATCAATTTCAAACTCATGCCAATCCAGTATAGGGTCCCCTTCCAAAGCACTTGCGGTATCGCTTGGACGTTGTATCTGAGTTTGTTGAATGCCAAGTAA